TGGTTCTCGCCCTGACCGCTTGCCTCGCATTGATTCCTGCCGCGGTCTTTGCCGCAGAAGCGGATAAGCCAAATGTAATTTTTATCTATGCTGACGACCTGGGTTATGGCGACCTGGGTTGCTTTGGACAGAAGACGATTCAGACTCCCAACTTGGATCAGATGGCCAGCGACGGAATGAAGCTCACGAGCTTCTATGCCGGGTGCACCGTTTGTCGCCCTTCGCGGTTGGTGCTATGGACCGGAAAGCATCTCGGCCACCAGCCAATCAACGACAACAAACCGTACACGATGCAGTCGTCCGATTTCACGCTTGCCGAATTAATGAAGCAGCAAGGGTACACCACTGGCGGTGTTGGTAAATGGGCAATGGGCACCCCAGGTAGCGGTGGCGAACCGATTTACCACGGCTTTGATTTTTGGTGTGGGTATCTCGATCAAAGCGAAGCCCACAACTACTTCCCAACTCATCTCTGGCGCTGCGAAGGAGATAAGTGCGAGAAATTGCCTTTGGAAGGAAATGTGTTGATGGGGGACAAAAAGCCAGAGAATCGCGTTGCCAAGCTCGATGCTCGAAAAACCTACTCGCATGATGTGATGACCAAAGAGGCATTCGACTTCATTCGCCGCAACCAAGATAAGCCATTCCTATTGCATTTGCACTGGACTTTGCCGCACGCCAACAACGAAGGAGGCCGAGTCACAGGCAACGGCAGCGAAGTGCCTAATTACGGTCAATACAAAGACAAAGATTGGCCTGACGTCGAAAAGGGATTCGCGCAGATGGTGACTTACCTTGATGGAAGCGTCGGTCAACTGCGAGCACTGTTGAAAGAACTCGACCTTGAAGAGAAAACGCTGGTCGTCTTCACGTCGGACAACGGGCCACACAACGAAGGCGGACACAACGTCAACTACTTCAATTCGAATGGCCCCTTAAAAGGATTCAAGCGATCGGTCTACGAAGGAGGCATCCGCGAACCGTTCGTTGCCGTCTGGCCCGGTAAGATTCCCGCTGGCACGGAGTCGGCCACAACGTTCAATGCCTACGATGTGTTGGCAACTTACGCCGAACTAACCGGTGCTAAAGATGTTCCCAAGAACGATGGGATTAGCTTCTTACCAACGATGCTAGGCAAACAAGATTCCGAAGCAAGCGAAAGAACGAGCTACTCTTCGTTCAACAAGTGGGAAGCAGCTCGGTTTAAGGAATTCAAGGGAATGCGTAGTGGTCCAAATCAACCATTGGAATTGTATGACCTGAGCGTCGATATTGGGGAAGAGCACGACATTGCCAAAGATAACCCAGAGATGGCCAAGAAGCTGGCAGACTTCATTGACAACGCGAAGTTGAGACCGTAGTCATGGTTAGCGACCACATAACGCGGGTCCTCGTTGTCGTTGCTCTTGCGTTCACCTTGCTCTTTGTTAACTCGGTGAACGCCGCGGAAAGAGTCGACGCGAAAGAGTTTGAATTCGCTAGGCCGTTCATCGAATCGCTGGAGAATTCGATGATGTGCCACGTTCGTTACGAGTCGGGGCGGGTCTTCGTCGAAGTATCTCTTCCAAATCAGAAACTTGTTCCAAGGCACGGCACAGGCTTGCCTGCGGACCATAAAATGGGGATATGGCGAGCGACATTTGAACTCGTTCCGAAACTTGATTTCGCAGACTTAAGGCGAATTCAAGCGATGGTAAAGCCTCAGGAATCGAAACAGCAGGGGGGCATTCCGGTTTACGCTGAACTCTCGACGAACTCGTCTTGGTTTCGAGTGCGATATGCAAGTTATGCTCCTGAAAAGTTGGAAGCCCGGCGAAAGATTGACGCATTCGTGGAAAGACTAAGCGTTAGGATGAGTAGTTTAACTGAGGAGGATGTCGCCGCTATTCTCAAACGCAATATCATCGAACCATAACGAACGAAACCCTCAATCGACATTCGTCACGGTTACTTCACTGGATCTGATAGGACCATCCCGAATGTCCCAGCAGAATGGCTTCGCTCCAACCGAGCAGAGTTAAACGAAGCTACTTTCGATTTCGTTCAGGAATTGAAAGCCTAGGTGAAAATGCACACTTCACTGCAAACTGCCATCGGGTTGTTTTACCTCGACAGGGACAGGGTTTAGGTGCGCGTTGGCATTCCGTTCCACGTAACCGACTGCGATGGAACGACCGTGCTAATTATCAGCAGCGAGGACGCTCCGTCGGAATCGGTCCAATTGTGCATATAGGTCGCGCCTTTTGAGAACCTCTTCTCTCGGATCTGATCAATTTAAACGAAGATCGAGATCGAATGTACCATTCGAGCCCTGGCCTCTTCTTAGAATTCAGTGTCCCGTATGGGGCGCCATTTTGTGACACAAGCGGGTAGCTTAGATAAGTCTTCGTCGCCCGCTGACATGAAAAATCCATCTCAGTCGGCATGCATCTCTCTACCGCTAGCTTGCCAACACAATCATCTCGTTTAGCCGGTTTGTTCGCGTCGAACCGAGGGGAAGTCGATAATGCAAGACACGCTTCTCTCAGCGAAATGCCGTGACCGCGCAATTTCCGAAATTCTTAGACAACGATGCTACGCTTCTTTGGTAAATGGCAACAACCGTAGTCGCTGACCCCTCGGCCACTCGACCTTATCTGGCAATGATGTTGACCCCCAACTGACGGCATGATCTTGTCACAGCGGATGTGTTGACTTTGCCTTTTCCCCATTCTTGAAGGAATCTGACGGATGCCGAAAGTCTACAACTCTATTCCCACGAAGGATCAATGGAAGATCGATCTTGGATTGAAGCGTTTGCTGGGTGGAAATAAAAAAAGCCCGTTCCCAGCAATGGAACGATTAGGAAGACTTATCGAAGAGTACAGCACATTACCTGGCGGCGGCACGGCACGGGAGGTCTTTCGCCGAAAGTTACAGCTTTATTACATGTTTCGCCAAGCTCAATTTGTCGTAAAGAATAACGTGAAAGGGAAAGCTTATGCGAAGAGCAAAATGGGTGGGGAATTAAGTGACAATCAACTGGATGCTGTTCAAGGGCTTTACAACTATATCAGCGGAGTTCTGGCTAATTCCCTAAACTGCGTCCCAAATCAACTTGACCAACAATTGACGGTCATGTTTGGCAAGATTGTTACTGATCATGGAAATCAGGAAGACGCCAATGCCGTTGCTGCCGACATGATGCAGTGGTACCAAACGGACGTCGCCCGACAATTATTCAAACTGTCGTTCCGAGCAGGCAAAGCAAATAAGTGGAGCTACGCAGGGGCCGCGGGTAAAGGCGCGCTCAATCTCTACGATACCGATGCAGCGCGCGACAACTTGGAGAATGGTGGTTCGCTTTACGTGATGGATCATCGAGGCCGAATCTACGTTAGTGGCCGGGAAGGAGAGCAGGCATTAAAGCATTCCTCGTTTATGGCGGGAGGAGCAACTCAGGCTGCCGGAACCATACGGATTGAACGGGGTACCGTCAAATGGTTCAGCGGTCGCAGTGGGCACTATCAGCCGACCGTTTCCCAGATGGTCAACCTGATCGAACGTCTTCGGACCTATTGTGTCGATATCAGCAAAGTCATCGTCTATCGGGAAAATTACAGCCAGGAGTGGGAGAATACACCCTGGCGATACTTCGAGGGATGCTGTGCGACCGATTTGCTCGCTCGCCGAGCCTGGCCGACCGGCGTTAGCCCGAACAGCATGCGGGTTGGATAATTTCTACCTCCATGGCCAAAGCGGCAGGGCAAACGGCTTATCCTGCCGCAATCTGAAGACCCCAGATTAGGGGTCTGAACTCTTCGTAACTTGTGTTGTCCTAACAGGATCGGTTCGCTCTGCCACGTCGTGTAACATCTTCCCGCGTTACGGCGGAGCTAAGGGCCCTTCAGTTGGTCTTATGGGGTGGCTAAGCCCAGCCTCTTGTCCATACAAGGGGGGCAAACTATCATGCGGGTTTCAATTTACGGTTCTGGGAGAAAACAATGCGTCACGTGCTCTCGGCGGTGGTACAAAATGTGCCCGGGGTACTCGCCCACATTTCCGGGATGCTCGCCTCTCGCGGATACAACATCGATTCGCTCGCGGTGGGTGAAACCGAGGATCCTAACTTGTCGCGAATGACCTTCGTATTGGTCGGCGATGATCATGTCCTCGAGCAAGTACGCAAGCAACTCGAAAAGATTGTCACCGTCGTACGCGTATTGGATGTCAGCTCGCAAGACTTCGTCGAACGCGATCTGATGTTGATTAAAGTGGCCGCCGATGGGGGCCAAGCGCGAAGCGAAATCAACGAGCTGGTCGATATCTTCCGCGGCCGCATCGTCGACGTCGGCCGGACCGAAGTGATCGTTGAAATCTCCGGCACCGAAAACAAGATCGTCGCATTCATCGATTTGATGCGACCCTTTGGAATCCGCGAACTGGTGAGGACGGGACGAATCGCCATGGTTCGCGCGGGTACTTCCCTGGAAGAACAGGTCGTAGACCCGCACGCTGTAGAAGCTTAACCGCTTTGCCATCGTTTGAACTGTTCCGTTAAAGGTGTTTAGCAAGAGGGAAGTTGATCGATTCCTTCCCTCTTCTTGTTACTGCAAACGGAACACGGATAACTTCTCTCTCCCCTTTCATTTCCTACACCGTCCATCACTAGATACAACTCAGAGACAAAGAACGAAATGACCGCCAAAATCTACTACGATAACGATGCTGACCTGTCCGTGCTGAAGGGCAAGACGATTGCCATTCTGGGTTACGGTTCGCAAGGACATGCTCAAGCACAGAACCTGCGCGACAGTGGTTGCACCGTTATCATCGGCCAGCGTCCTGGTAGCCCAAACTACGACCTGGCCAAGTCGCACGGCTTCGAGCCAATGAGTGTCGAAGAAGCGACAAAGAAGGCTGACATCATCAACATGCTGCTGCCTGACGAAGTTCAAGCCGACATCTACAACCAGTACGTTAAGCCAAACCTGAAGCCAGGCAACGTGCTGATGTGCTCGCACGGTTTCAATATTCACTTCAACCAGGTTGTTCCACCGGAGGGTGTCGACTCCGTTCTGGTCGCCCCCAAGGGGCCTGGCCACCTGGTCCGTAGCGAATACGAAAAGGGTGGTGGTGTTCCCGGCCTGATCGCTTTGGGCGACGGTGTCTCGGACGAATCGCGTCAGATCGGTTTGGCCTACGCCAAGGGTATCGGTGCGACTCGCGGTGGTGTGATCGAAACCACCTTCGCCGAAGAAACTGAAACCGACCTGTTCGGCGAGCAAGTCGTTCTGTGCGGTGGCCTCAGCGAACTGATCAAGGCAGGTTTCGAGACCCTCGTGGAAGCTGGCTATCAGGAAGAAATGGCTTACTTCGAGTGCATGCACGAAGTGAAGCTGATCGTCGACCTGTTCTACCAAGGCGGTCTGAACTATATGCGATACAGCGTGAGCAACACCGCTGAATTCGGTGACTACTCGACCGGCCCGCGTATTATCACGCCGGAAACCAAGGCGGAAATGAAGAAAGTCCTAACCGAGATCCAAGACGGCACGTTCGCCCGCAACTGGATCCTGGAAAACAAAGCTGGCGCTGCCCGCTTCAAGGCCATCCGCCGCCGCGAACGTACCCACCAGGTCGAAGAAGTCGGCAAACGTCTTCGTCGCCTGATGAGCTGGATCGACGCGAAAGAAGTTTAATTTGCAACGTGTACACGTTCGCCAGATAATCAAACGGCACCCGGGAAACCGAGTGCCGTTTTTTTGTGGATTTTCGCAGTGATCTCTCAGGTAGACTAGCGAGTCCTCCTACTCTCCTTCCCCTAAAGCCGGAATCTCAACCCCGCCCAAATCTTTCTCTCTTCTTCGAAAGCGTCCTCCTAATGTCCAACAAACTTTTCCGCTTCATCCTTCTCGTATTCCTCGCCCCCGTATCGTTCATTCCTGGCATGCTGTTTGCCCAATCAGAAAGCCCATCCGAAAATACAGATCCCGTCGCTCATGAGTTCCTCGCATGTGGCTCGCATACCTACATCATGAACGAGGCAGGCAAAGTCGTTTGGGAGTATCCTCACAACACACGGGATGGTTACGTCCTAGAGAACGGCAACCTCTTGTTGACGATGACCAAGTCGAAACGCTTCCCTGGCGGGGCGGTCGTCGAGGTGACTCGCGATGGAGACGAAACGGTAATCTGGCAAGGAACTCAGGCCGAAGTGAACAGTGTGCAGCCGACCGCTGACGGCACGTACGTGTTGACCGAAGCTGGCCCCAAGCCGCGGTTGTTAGAGGTGGATCGTAGTGGGAATATCAAGGTCGAGTTTCCCTTAGAGTGCCAGCTTGCGAATCATCACATGCAAACACGGATGGCTCGAAAGCTGGCCGATGGTACCTATGTGGTTCCTCATCTGCTGGACTTCGCCGTATTCCATTATAGCGCCGACGGCACGCTGCTCGGTAAGCTTGATACGACGGTATCGGGTGACGACGATCATGCGATTCATACTTGGCCCTTCACCGCCATTCGCCATGGCGAGGCCCACACGCTGGTGAACTGTACGCACGGCAATCGAGTAGTCGACTTCGATGCCAACGGAAAGATTGTGTGGCAACTAACCAACGACGATCTGCCAGGACCCTGGCTGCAAGACCCTTGCGGCGCTCAGGTGTTGCCAAACGGAAACTACGTTATCACCAGCTATGCCGGCGGTAACAAAGACAAAGACGCACCAAAGCTGTTTGAGGTGACGCCCGAAAAGAAGGTCGTCTGGACGCACCGTGACGGCCACCCGTATGGCATCCACCATTTTCAAATCGTGACCACCAACGGAAAGCG
The genomic region above belongs to Blastopirellula marina and contains:
- a CDS encoding arylsulfatase, yielding MLRSLVLALTACLALIPAAVFAAEADKPNVIFIYADDLGYGDLGCFGQKTIQTPNLDQMASDGMKLTSFYAGCTVCRPSRLVLWTGKHLGHQPINDNKPYTMQSSDFTLAELMKQQGYTTGGVGKWAMGTPGSGGEPIYHGFDFWCGYLDQSEAHNYFPTHLWRCEGDKCEKLPLEGNVLMGDKKPENRVAKLDARKTYSHDVMTKEAFDFIRRNQDKPFLLHLHWTLPHANNEGGRVTGNGSEVPNYGQYKDKDWPDVEKGFAQMVTYLDGSVGQLRALLKELDLEEKTLVVFTSDNGPHNEGGHNVNYFNSNGPLKGFKRSVYEGGIREPFVAVWPGKIPAGTESATTFNAYDVLATYAELTGAKDVPKNDGISFLPTMLGKQDSEASERTSYSSFNKWEAARFKEFKGMRSGPNQPLELYDLSVDIGEEHDIAKDNPEMAKKLADFIDNAKLRP
- the ilvC gene encoding ketol-acid reductoisomerase, which produces MTRYNSETKNEMTAKIYYDNDADLSVLKGKTIAILGYGSQGHAQAQNLRDSGCTVIIGQRPGSPNYDLAKSHGFEPMSVEEATKKADIINMLLPDEVQADIYNQYVKPNLKPGNVLMCSHGFNIHFNQVVPPEGVDSVLVAPKGPGHLVRSEYEKGGGVPGLIALGDGVSDESRQIGLAYAKGIGATRGGVIETTFAEETETDLFGEQVVLCGGLSELIKAGFETLVEAGYQEEMAYFECMHEVKLIVDLFYQGGLNYMRYSVSNTAEFGDYSTGPRIITPETKAEMKKVLTEIQDGTFARNWILENKAGAARFKAIRRRERTHQVEEVGKRLRRLMSWIDAKEV
- the ilvN gene encoding acetolactate synthase small subunit; this translates as MRHVLSAVVQNVPGVLAHISGMLASRGYNIDSLAVGETEDPNLSRMTFVLVGDDHVLEQVRKQLEKIVTVVRVLDVSSQDFVERDLMLIKVAADGGQARSEINELVDIFRGRIVDVGRTEVIVEISGTENKIVAFIDLMRPFGIRELVRTGRIAMVRAGTSLEEQVVDPHAVEA